The Belonocnema kinseyi isolate 2016_QV_RU_SX_M_011 chromosome 2, B_treatae_v1, whole genome shotgun sequence nucleotide sequence TCTTGTTCTGACAACTTCGGGGGAGAGGTATATCAGTTACAAGCTTTATTGTTTGCATCTTCTCTTCCAGCTTGTTTAGAAGGAATTTTATCTTTTACTACTTTCTTTCCAGCTTGATCATAGATATCAACTTTTTGATCTTTATCTAGTTTGTTTTTGTTGGAAGTAACAATTTCTTCATCTTCTATGTCTTTGTTCTCATTGTGCACATTTTCTACAGCTTAATATAAAACATCTTCGTCTATAGCCCAATATTTCAGACCAGTCtcttgtttttattataaatatgtttaCAATGTTTTTCTTCAACATCGGTTACCTCACAGTTAAAAGGCAAAAAGAACATAGCTTGTTTTCCGAAATAATTGTCAGGATCTTGAACCCAATTGTATCTTCGAAAACGCATTATCGTCAGAGGTCTCGCAAGTCAGCGCCCAGTTTGTCTTTATTTGTTGTAGTAGGTTTCTTAGAACAAGCTATAAAATCTGCTAAGCATATGTTTCTTTTGGAAGCTGGACGCTTTTCATACTTCGTTATATAATCTTCTTTAACTACATCTTTAGAGTCAGCTTTCAAtgcaccggcacacaaaaaaaagttttctgtccgACAGATTACACTAGCACATCTATATGTTTTTGTGGTCGCAGAATTCAAATCTGGTGTCCAAATACCCAacttggctcgtatttttctgaaaaacgaaaaatagacgtaaaatcgacaaaaacagcgatttttcaggtatattttggcaaaaaaaaaaattctcgccCTGATTCAGAAACAGTCacaccaaaaacataaggatatgctggataagtcctattatatctatttttccgttttcagaaaaatacgagtcaacttggttatttggacaccggaatcgaattcagcgaccccaaaaacaagTAGATATGCTAGTTTAGTCTGTCGAACAGACCagtttttttgtgtgccggtgcaATTTTAGTTCACTTTCTGTTTCTCGGACTagtatttaattcatttaaaatatcattaaactCTACTAATTCTGTTTGCTTTTGGTAGTAGTAgtgtatttttctcaaattttttgtaaattctttcgcGCAATTTCAGCTAGTTTAGGATCTTCATCTTCTAGAGGATCCAGTATTATTTTCCGTGGTATAACAGGAATCGGAAAGTCAAATCtacatttcattatatttttcctCCCCTTATTACAAGTATGCATATGCTTGTGCTGTTGCACAGCTATAAACGGATTATCTGGAATATATTCACAAGCAATGAATCTATTATTGAATTTAGTGCGATTTTCACGACATTCAGTATTatagtttgaagaaatttcaagccaaagaaaACAGTGACCTTCCTGTCGTATTGTGCcagatatattttttctaattcttctgaATATGCTGGTGACAAACGACTTTGTTTTAACACTTTGTATGCTGCATCATATTTGATTGAATCGTCAACAAGATATTTAGAGCGTGCTATTTCTGCTGTCAAATTTCCGTTTTCCTTGAGTTTTAGCAGACAACTATTTACTTAACCAAATctctttctaatttttgtttttccatgtATAAAATTCTGACCGTTTCTCATGGTCTTCTGTCGCTTCGTCGAGCTTCAGATTTAATACACTTTCTATATGATAAATTTCTTGCTGTAAAATCTTCTCCTGCAAAAATTTTCGGGCGACATAATGCATCGGCGTGAGGAGTATTGTAAGAAACTGGTGTTTTGTTTTACGCAGGTGCCATAATTCGGTCCATTTTAGCATTTTCTGCATTTCTATCTATGAAAATAACTTCTATTACAATATCATTTTCAGCATCACTATAATCTTAGTGGAAATCTATTGCATAAACAGTTTTTCCGTCTCCATCATCTAAAACTTTTAAGTTGTCTGTACTTTTTTCTTCCACTTCTTCTGCATCTTCTTGGTCTactacaaaattaagttttacgtCGTAATTTTTTTCGTAGTGCTCAAATAATGATTTATCTAcacgtatattaaattttttatgcaaagttGTAAgtagtaaataatttaaagcttcgCAAATGAAGGCTGGTCTTACGTCTTCATTCATGTACGCCGATTTGTTCGAAATGTGCCTTTTTAATATTATCTGATTTAGCAACAGAtggtttatcttttttattgcggaaagttttcttataattttctgtAACACTAAATAAATCATGCAGTCTCATGTCGCGTTTGAAATGTTTGTCCTTAACTTTTTTCGTTTCTTTGACTACTGAACTTTTGTCTTTTTAGCTTTTATGATTTTCTTTGCTGTTtgttttctgattttttgaaatctggatttttcgtttttttcctataaattctttttgttgaagcTTTTCTTCACTTCTCAGTATTGGGTCTTTCTTCTTTATTCTCAGGGAttttctttgcattatttttttaaattctctcaattctGCATTATCTCGATCCTTTTGCAGGTGTATCTTACGCCTTTCATTTCCCATTGCTGTAAATTCTAGATgttttctctttaattttagGAGTTCCTTTTGCCTTTAATTTTCCTGtgcttatttttatttactgctctaaaaaaaagttattattccaAATATAATCCTTATTAAAgtttatcaattttcatttttaaatctattattatataGGTTTATCCTCCTGAAGTAGATGTTTTGTTACCTGTTCCATCAAATTTACTGGAAGATATTTCAATTgaccaaattaaaattgtagctagTAGGCCAAATTCAGATGCACTTGAATCCGAATCTGTGCCGTCTAAATCAAAAGGGTACCAATTAAATCCATCTGAAACTCCTTCACTGGATCCAAAAAAGTTTCTTGTAAGTATTATTTAGAACAAATAACCATCTTTTTTGTGatttgattttacaaattttatcgaTGCAGACCCTTATTCAATTATTGGATAAAACCGGACTCGAGGGCAAAAACTTGCTCAAACGCAGTGGAAACATTCTTTTAGAACCATTTGAAAGCCGTTTTTTAGCAAAAGTAATAATTGAACATGAGCTAGATATGCACAATTATAAAAGGTGAGATTCGCATATTTAAAGCTGAACTATTATTAatgttaaacttatttttattaaaatatcataactgttgacaaatattttacagtattCCACACTCAAGGTATTTATTTCGACGGcggaaaataaaagaattatttaaaaaagaatctgagGTGTGTcctttttttgaagaaactaTTTACAagacaaactaaataatttaaaaatttcaaactaatgtttaaaattttataaaacta carries:
- the LOC117182963 gene encoding uncharacterized protein LOC117182963, with translation MGTNTVEAQQHLEKRYPDSSPSKSTICRWYAEFKRGRTDTNDAERSGRPLEALPPENIEMQKMLKWTELWHLRKTKHQFLTILLTPMHYVARKFLQEKILQQEIYHIESVLNLKLDEATEDHEKRKIRAKLGIWTPDLNSATTKTYRCASVICRTENFFLCAGALKADSKDVVKEDYITKYEKRPASKRNICLADFIACSKKPTTTNKDKLGADLRDL